The following coding sequences lie in one Streptomyces xiamenensis genomic window:
- a CDS encoding penicillin-binding transpeptidase domain-containing protein gives MAVTVLAIGAVLLLRDGDEDPASAARAESQKFLDAWAEGDLEGAAARTDDAEAAGSLLESVQRNLGAEETALTISGEPVRAEAGEGVPEAAYTVPFTASFTLPGVGEWSYESSLYAAPDGAEEDAWHVHWESPLVHPELSEGQTLVLSTDQSERAPILAADGSQLAGPSVVWDLSVWPARLSDPDAAYEALDGLEVGLDTEALADRVEASDPDQAVSVVSLRDEVFREHEDALRAVEGLQFAEDSRPLAHLARTVVGGLDPATGAGSSGLQGRYEEQLAGTPSAAVVIADRESGDAVEVLYEQEGGEPGTPVQTTIDADVQRAAEAALEGTDQAGSIVAVRPSTGEVLAAADSPLDGGDRSLSGQLAPGSTFKVITTAALLEGGTAPGEAIGCPKYETVEGYRFQNQNEFELGPATTLHEAFTASCNTAYIANRDRFEPDTLRLTAEAFGIGVAWDLGAGSFDGSVPDAEGANDLSASLIGQARVQASPLVMASVAATVAEGAFHQPVLVPDAVAEPTPAPSELSADTYAALRSMMRDTVTDGTATVLGSVPGTPHAKTGTAEFDTGDGELSTNAWLIGYLGDADLAFAVLLLDGGSGGATAGPVAVDFLTGFQE, from the coding sequence GTGGCCGTCACCGTGCTGGCGATCGGCGCCGTCCTGCTGCTGCGCGACGGCGACGAGGACCCGGCGAGCGCCGCGCGGGCGGAGAGCCAGAAGTTCCTGGACGCCTGGGCGGAGGGCGACCTGGAAGGCGCCGCCGCGCGCACGGACGACGCGGAGGCCGCGGGTTCGCTCCTGGAGTCGGTCCAGCGCAACCTCGGCGCCGAGGAGACCGCGCTCACCATCAGCGGGGAGCCGGTGCGCGCCGAGGCCGGCGAGGGAGTGCCCGAGGCCGCGTACACGGTGCCCTTCACCGCCTCCTTCACCCTGCCCGGGGTGGGGGAGTGGTCCTACGAGTCCTCCCTGTACGCCGCGCCCGACGGGGCCGAGGAGGACGCCTGGCACGTGCACTGGGAGTCACCGCTGGTCCACCCCGAGCTGTCCGAGGGCCAGACCCTGGTGCTGAGCACCGACCAGTCGGAGCGCGCTCCCATCCTCGCCGCGGACGGCAGCCAGCTGGCCGGTCCCTCCGTCGTGTGGGACCTGAGCGTCTGGCCCGCCCGGCTGAGCGACCCCGATGCGGCCTACGAGGCGCTGGACGGACTGGAGGTGGGTCTGGACACCGAGGCGCTGGCCGACCGGGTGGAGGCGTCCGACCCCGACCAGGCCGTGTCCGTGGTGAGCCTGCGCGACGAGGTCTTCCGCGAGCACGAGGACGCGCTGCGCGCGGTGGAGGGCCTCCAGTTCGCGGAGGACAGCCGCCCGCTGGCGCATCTGGCGCGCACCGTGGTCGGCGGCCTTGACCCCGCGACCGGCGCCGGGTCCTCCGGGCTGCAGGGCCGGTACGAGGAGCAACTGGCCGGCACCCCGAGCGCCGCCGTCGTCATCGCCGACCGTGAGTCGGGGGACGCGGTGGAGGTGCTCTACGAGCAGGAGGGCGGCGAGCCCGGCACCCCCGTGCAGACCACCATCGACGCCGATGTGCAGCGTGCCGCGGAGGCCGCGCTGGAGGGTACGGACCAGGCCGGCTCGATCGTGGCGGTGCGGCCCTCCACCGGGGAGGTGCTGGCGGCGGCCGACTCCCCGCTGGACGGCGGGGACCGCTCGCTCAGCGGGCAGCTCGCGCCGGGGTCCACCTTCAAGGTGATCACCACCGCGGCGCTGCTGGAGGGCGGCACCGCGCCCGGCGAGGCGATCGGCTGCCCGAAGTACGAGACCGTGGAGGGCTACCGCTTCCAGAACCAGAACGAGTTCGAACTGGGCCCGGCCACCACGCTGCACGAGGCGTTCACCGCCTCCTGCAACACCGCCTACATAGCCAACCGGGACCGCTTCGAGCCGGACACGCTGCGGCTGACCGCCGAGGCGTTCGGCATCGGCGTCGCATGGGACCTGGGCGCCGGTTCGTTCGACGGCAGCGTGCCGGACGCCGAGGGCGCCAACGACCTGTCGGCCTCGCTGATCGGGCAGGCCCGCGTGCAGGCCAGCCCGCTGGTGATGGCCTCGGTGGCGGCCACCGTCGCCGAGGGCGCCTTCCACCAGCCGGTGCTGGTGCCCGACGCGGTCGCCGAGCCCACGCCCGCGCCGTCCGAGCTGAGCGCCGACACCTACGCGGCGCTGCGCTCGATGATGCGGGACACCGTCACCGACGGCACCGCCACCGTGCTGGGCTCCGTGCCCGGCACGCCGCACGCCAAGACCGGAACGGCCGAGTTCGACACCGGCGACGGTGAACTGTCCACCAACGCCTGGCTGATCGGCTACCTCGGCGACGCGGACCTGGCCTTCGCCGTGCTGCTGCTGGACGGCGGCTCGGGCGGCGCCACGGCGGGCCCGGTCGCGGTGGACTTCCTCACCGGCTTCCAGGAGTAG
- the smpB gene encoding SsrA-binding protein SmpB, with amino-acid sequence MAKKKKETAIGSGRKLIAQNKKARHDYEILDTYECGLVLTGTEVKSLRQGRASLVDGFGQLDGGEVWLHNVHIPEYAQGTWTNHAARRKRKLLLHRAEIDKLVGKVQESGLTLVPLALYFTNGKVKVELAVARGKREYDKRQTLREKQDTREAERAMSAARRRQRA; translated from the coding sequence ATGGCTAAGAAGAAGAAAGAGACGGCGATCGGGTCGGGGCGCAAGCTCATCGCGCAGAACAAGAAGGCGCGGCACGACTACGAGATCCTGGACACGTACGAGTGCGGCCTGGTGCTCACGGGCACCGAGGTGAAATCGCTGCGCCAGGGCCGGGCCTCGCTGGTGGACGGCTTCGGGCAGCTCGACGGGGGTGAGGTCTGGCTGCACAATGTGCACATTCCGGAATACGCGCAGGGCACCTGGACCAATCATGCCGCGCGCCGCAAGCGGAAGCTGCTGCTGCACCGCGCGGAGATCGACAAGCTGGTCGGCAAGGTGCAGGAGTCGGGTCTGACGCTGGTGCCGCTGGCGCTGTACTTCACGAACGGCAAGGTGAAGGTCGAGCTGGCCGTCGCGCGCGGCAAGCGGGAGTACGACAAGCGGCAGACGCTGCGGGAGAAGCAGGACACCCGGGAGGCGGAGCGCGCGATGTCGGCGGCCCGCCGCCGGCAGCGCGCCTGA